The sequence CAACTCCCGCAAGCGCCCCAACCAACAATCGTAAATCATCAATCATAAATAACCTCAGGCGGTTTTGAAACGGGATTCCACCACACTCATCAGGCGGTCAAGAGCATATCCAATCACCCCAATGGTCAGGATGCAGAGAATGATGTGCGCAAAACTGTTGGCGTTGTATTGCTGCCAGAGAAAGCCACCAATTCCCGGCATGCCCGTCAACATCTCCACTGCCACAATGACCAGCCACGCTATGCCAAGGCTCAGTCGGAAGCCCGTAAACATGTAAGGCAGCGTCGCCGGCACCAACACCTTCCACAAAGTCTGGAACCTCGACAACTTCAAGACCTTTGCCACATTAAGATAGTCCTGCGGAACCGCCCTCACCCCCACCGCCGTGTTCATCACCGTTGGCCACATGGCACAGATCGCGATGGTAAACAACGAGGCCGCATCCGAGGCACCGAAAGTTGTCTGACCATTGGCATCCACCACACGCAGTCCACTGAAAATCACCATGCCCAGCGGCAGCCATGCCAGCGGCGAGACCGGACGCAACACTTGAATCAACGGATCAAAAGCGACGGTGAACTTTTTCGACAGTCCCAGACAGAATCCCAGCGGAATTCCGACCAGTAACGCAAGACAATAACCCTGCGCCACCAACTTTAGAGACAACCAAGTAAATCGCAGAATGCCCTGATCGAGTTCACCGCGTTTGGCAAAAGGTTCTTTGATATACAACTCGCTCGCCTTCCAGGTTTCGCTTGGAGAAGGCAGGTCCGCCGACCAGCCTTCACGCGTGGTCACCTTCACGGTATCCCCCCAGTCATCCACCTTGGTCGTGGTCACTGACTTTCCGGCGATCATTGACCACAACAACAGACACACCAGCAGGGCGACCGTCGAAAGAAGCACGGCTTCAACTTTGTTTCTTTTTATCCAGTTCATATCAAGGGCAGGTTGGGAATTAAACTTCAGCTTTTGAGACTCTTGACCGCAAAGCTGGCGGCATAGGCTTCGAGATCCCCTTTTGGATCAAAACTCACTCCATCAAACAGGGTCTCAGCGTCCTCGTTGGCCCCGCCATGGGTGTAACCGATCTCCTTCATGGCCTCCTCATAAATGTCGCTGCGCATCACCTGCTTTGCGACCCCCGCATAGTCGGGTTCGCCCTCGACAAACCCCCAGCGACGCAGTTGCGTCAGCCACCAAGTCGCATACTTGGCCTGTGGGTAGTTGCAGTTACGCTGACTGAAAATCATGTAATTAGGATCGCGGAAGCGACGCCCATCCCCCATGTCATACTTCCCAACCAGCCGATTCAAGATCACCTCCGGCGGACAGTTGATGTAAGTGGCCGCACTTACCAGGTTCGCCTGTTCTTCGCGATTGCCAAGATCATCAAGCCACACGCTTGCTTCGTGCAACGCCTTCAACACCGCCTTCACCGTTTTGGGATTCTTCGCTGCGAACTCCTCAGTAAACGCACATACCTTCTCCGGATGATCTTTCCAAATCCCCTGGGTGTTGATCGAAGTAAACCCAATGTCATCCACAATCG comes from Phragmitibacter flavus and encodes:
- the ntrB gene encoding nitrate ABC transporter permease — encoded protein: MNWIKRNKVEAVLLSTVALLVCLLLWSMIAGKSVTTTKVDDWGDTVKVTTREGWSADLPSPSETWKASELYIKEPFAKRGELDQGILRFTWLSLKLVAQGYCLALLVGIPLGFCLGLSKKFTVAFDPLIQVLRPVSPLAWLPLGMVIFSGLRVVDANGQTTFGASDAASLFTIAICAMWPTVMNTAVGVRAVPQDYLNVAKVLKLSRFQTLWKVLVPATLPYMFTGFRLSLGIAWLVIVAVEMLTGMPGIGGFLWQQYNANSFAHIILCILTIGVIGYALDRLMSVVESRFKTA